A section of the Telopea speciosissima isolate NSW1024214 ecotype Mountain lineage chromosome 3, Tspe_v1, whole genome shotgun sequence genome encodes:
- the LOC122656281 gene encoding aminopeptidase M1-like isoform X1, producing the protein MDHKMMYEQLKGQVKLPNFAIPKRYDLKLKPDLSACTFAGSVEINLDIVQETQFLVLNALELVINEVYFRDSHQREYRPSDVTVDNEDEILVLAFADVLPLGEGILGVNFSGILNDHLIGFYRSTFVVGGEKKNMAVTQFEAADARRCFPCWDEPALKATFKITMEVPSEFTALSNMPVIDEKLNGHLKTVSFDETPTMSTYLVAFVVGLFDYVEDITSDGIKVRAYCPVGESEKGKLALDIAVRVLDLYKKFFSMPYTLPKLDMVAIPDFCFGAMENYGLITFRENELLHDELQSAAVNKQRLAIVVAHEVAHQWFGNLVTMEWWTHLWLNEGFATWVSYLATDCLYPEWKIWNQFLQLTVGGLQLDALEESHPIEVEVLHARSINEVADAISYKKGSAVVRMLQDYLGDDIFQRSLAAYIKKYAWKNAKTEDLWDVLSEVSGIQVRKLMDTWTKQMGYPVLYVKSKNQIIEFEQSQFLSSGSHGQKDWIVPVTLCIGSYKRRKNLLIETKSGNLDISSLCCSSDGSARTYELNQEKWDDEQLWVKLNVGQTGFYRVKYDDVLAARLMKAIEANLLSSTDRFGILDDSYALFEASDLSLSSLLSMMNVYRKEIDYVALSRLIDISYNIVKISSEAIPYSLNELKQFFKNLLSANKLGWETISGESHLNVLLRGELLTALVVFGHSATQKEALRRFHIFLGDRNTPLLPADLRRVAYVAVMQIVSAKSRTGFESLLNVYREADAVQEKARVLRSLASCPDSDIVLEVLNFLLSDEVRDQDIIYGLSGISSEGREIAWRWLKDNWDLIADRWGSGGLLTQFIREIVTPFCSWEKADEIEAFFATRVTHGIARTLKQSIEQVRIKARLVQNVQHEQSVDKLIRQLAFKE; encoded by the exons ATGGATCACAAAATGATGTATGAACAGCTCAAAGGTCAGGTCAAGCTACCAAATTTTGCAATTCCAAAACGGTACGATCTCAAGTTGAAGCCTGATCTATCGGCATGCACATTTGCCGGTTCCGTCGAAATCAATCTGGATATCGTTCAAGAGACACAGTTCCTCGTCTTGAATGCGCTTGAACTTGTCATCAACGAAGTATACTTCAGGGATTCTCATCAACGG gAATACCGACCTTCAGATGTTACCGTAGACAATGAAGACGAGATACTTGTGTTGGCCTTTGCTGATGTTCTTCCCTTGGGAGAGGGGATTTTAGGGGTTAATTTTTCAGGAATCCTTAATGATCACTTGATAGGATTTTACAGGAG CACCTTTGTGGTtgggggagagaagaaaaacatgGCTGTTACACAATTCGAAGCGGCAGATGCGAGACGGTGTTTCCCGTGCTGGGATGAACCTGCTCTCAAG GCTACTTTCAAGATAACAATGGAAGTACCATCTGAGTTTACAGCATTGTCCAACATGCCAGTTATTGATGAAAAGCTTAATGGACACTTGAAGACAGTTTCTTTTGATGAAACGCCAACTATGTCAACATACTTGGTAGCTTTTGTAGTCGGCTTGTTTGATTATGTTGAAGATATAACAAGCGATG GAATTAAGGTCCGTGCATATTGCCCAGTTGGTGAGAGTGAGAAAGGGAAGTTAGCTTTAGATATTGCTGTAAGGGTGCTTGATCTATATAAGAa ATTTTTTTCAATGCCATATACACTTCCTAAACTGGATATGGTTGCAATCCctgatttttgttttggggCTATGGAGAATTATGGTTTGATTACATTTCGTGAAAATGAACTGCTCCATGATGAATTGCAGTCTGCTGCAGTTAACAAACAGCGG CTTGCAATTGTCGTAGCACATGAAGTGGCTCATCAGTGGTTTGGCAATTTAGTAACAATGGAATGGTGGACTCATTTATGGCTGAATGAGGGATTTGCAACTTGG GTGAGCTATTTAGCCACTGACTGCTTATATCCTGAGTGGAAGATCTGGAATCAATTTCTTCAACTAACAGTTGGTGGTCTACAGCTGGATGCACTGGAAGAATCACACCCAATTGAG GTAGAGGTCCTACATGCTCGTTCAATAAATGAAGTTGCCGACGCAATAAGCTATAAAAAAGGATCTGCTGTTGTCCGAATGCTGCAAGATTATCTTGGGGATGATATATTCCAG AGATCTTTAGCTGCGTATATAAAGAAATATGCATGGAAAAATGCTAAGACAGAAGATCTATGGGATGTTCTTTCTGAGGTATCTGGAATCCAAGTGCGTAAATTGATGGATACATGGACAAAGCAAATGGGATATCCAGTCCTATATGtaaaatccaaaaatcaaatTATAGAGTTTGAACAG TCACAATTTCTTTCATCCGGTTCACATGGGCAGAAAGACTGGATTGTTCCAGTTACACTATGTATTGGTTCTTACAAACGTCGCAAGAACTTGTTGATAGAAACTAAATCTGGGAATTTGGACATTTCTAGTCTTTGTTGTTCTTCTGATGGCAGTGCTAGAACTTATGAGTTAAATCAAGAGAAATGGGATGATGAACAGCTATGGGTAAAACTTAATGTTGGACAGACTGGCTTTTATAGGGTGAAGTATGATGATGTCCTTGCAGCTCGACTAATGAAAGCCATAGAGGCTAATCTTTTGTCCTCAACAGATAGATTTG GCATTTTGGATGATTCATATGCTCTTTTCGAGGCTTCTGATCTGTCACTATCATCTTTGCTTTCCATGATGAATGTATACAGAAAAGAGATTGATTATGTTGCTTTATCAAGGCTAATTGAT ATAAGTTATAACATTGTGAAGATCTCAAGCGAGGCCATCCCATATTCATTGAATGAGTTGAaacaatttttcaaaaatttactCTCTGCAAA TAAATTGGGCTGGGAAACTATATCTGGTGAGAGCCACTTGAATGTTCTGCTGCGGGGGGAGCTCTTGACCGCATTGGTAGTCTTCGGCCATAGTGCGACTCAAAAGGAAGCACTCAGGCGTTTCCATATATTCTTGGGTGATAGGAACACCCCACTTCTTCCTGCTGACCTGAGAAGG GTTGCATATGTTGCTGTAATGCAAATTGTTAGTGCAAAAAGTAGAACTGGGTTTGAATCTCTTCTAAATGTATATAGAGAGGCTGATGCAGTTCAAGAGAAGGCACGAGTCCTAC GCTCACTGGCTTCTTGTCCAGACTCAGATATTGTTCTAGAAGTTCTGAACTTTTTGCTGTCTGATGAG GTTAGAGATCAAGATATTATATACGGACTTTCCGGAATAAGCTCAGAAGGCCGTGAAATAGCATGGAGATGGTTAAAG GATAATTGGGACCTCATTGCAGACAGATGGGGCTCTGGGGGCCTACTCACCCAATTCATACGAGAGATTGTAACACCT TTTTGTAGCTGGGAGAAGGCTGACGAAATAGAAGCATTTTTTGCAACCCGTGTCACTCATGGAATTGCCAGGACTTTGAAGCAAAGTATAGAACAGGTCCggatcaaggccaggttggttcAAAATGTACAGCATGAGCAATCAGTTGACAAGCTGATCAGACAGTTGGCATTCAAGGAATAG
- the LOC122656281 gene encoding aminopeptidase M1-like isoform X2, with protein sequence MDHKMMYEQLKGQVKLPNFAIPKRYDLKLKPDLSACTFAGSVEINLDIVQETQFLVLNALELVINEVYFRDSHQREYRPSDVTVDNEDEILVLAFADVLPLGEGILGVNFSGILNDHLIGFYRSTFVVGGEKKNMAVTQFEAADARRCFPCWDEPALKATFKITMEVPSEFTALSNMPVIDEKLNGHLKTVSFDETPTMSTYLVAFVVGLFDYVEDITSDGIKVRAYCPVGESEKGKLALDIAVRVLDLYKKFFSMPYTLPKLDMVAIPDFCFGAMENYGLITFRENELLHDELQSAAVNKQRLAIVVAHEVAHQWFGNLVTMEWWTHLWLNEGFATWVSYLATDCLYPEWKIWNQFLQLTVGGLQLDALEESHPIEVEVLHARSINEVADAISYKKGSAVVRMLQDYLGDDIFQRSLAAYIKKYAWKNAKTEDLWDVLSEVSGIQVRKLMDTWTKQMGYPVLYVKSKNQIIEFEQSQFLSSGSHGQKDWIVPVTLCIGSYKRRKNLLIETKSGNLDISSLCCSSDGSARTYELNQEKWDDEQLWVKLNVGQTGFYRVKYDDVLAARLMKAIEANLLSSTDRFGILDDSYALFEASDLSLSSLLSMMNVYRKEIDYVALSRLIDISYNIVKISSEAIPYSLNELKQFFKNLLSANKLGWETISGESHLNVLLRGELLTALVVFGHSATQKEALRRFHIFLGDRNTPLLPADLRRVAYVAVMQIVSAKSRTGFESLLNVYREADAVQEKARVLRTLASCPDSDIVLEVLNFLLSDEVRDQDIIYGLSGISSEGREIAWRWLKDNWDLIADRWGSGGLLTQFIREIVTPFCSWEKADEIEAFFATRVTHGIARTLKQSIEQVRIKARLVQNVQHEQSVDKLIRQLAFKE encoded by the exons ATGGATCACAAAATGATGTATGAACAGCTCAAAGGTCAGGTCAAGCTACCAAATTTTGCAATTCCAAAACGGTACGATCTCAAGTTGAAGCCTGATCTATCGGCATGCACATTTGCCGGTTCCGTCGAAATCAATCTGGATATCGTTCAAGAGACACAGTTCCTCGTCTTGAATGCGCTTGAACTTGTCATCAACGAAGTATACTTCAGGGATTCTCATCAACGG gAATACCGACCTTCAGATGTTACCGTAGACAATGAAGACGAGATACTTGTGTTGGCCTTTGCTGATGTTCTTCCCTTGGGAGAGGGGATTTTAGGGGTTAATTTTTCAGGAATCCTTAATGATCACTTGATAGGATTTTACAGGAG CACCTTTGTGGTtgggggagagaagaaaaacatgGCTGTTACACAATTCGAAGCGGCAGATGCGAGACGGTGTTTCCCGTGCTGGGATGAACCTGCTCTCAAG GCTACTTTCAAGATAACAATGGAAGTACCATCTGAGTTTACAGCATTGTCCAACATGCCAGTTATTGATGAAAAGCTTAATGGACACTTGAAGACAGTTTCTTTTGATGAAACGCCAACTATGTCAACATACTTGGTAGCTTTTGTAGTCGGCTTGTTTGATTATGTTGAAGATATAACAAGCGATG GAATTAAGGTCCGTGCATATTGCCCAGTTGGTGAGAGTGAGAAAGGGAAGTTAGCTTTAGATATTGCTGTAAGGGTGCTTGATCTATATAAGAa ATTTTTTTCAATGCCATATACACTTCCTAAACTGGATATGGTTGCAATCCctgatttttgttttggggCTATGGAGAATTATGGTTTGATTACATTTCGTGAAAATGAACTGCTCCATGATGAATTGCAGTCTGCTGCAGTTAACAAACAGCGG CTTGCAATTGTCGTAGCACATGAAGTGGCTCATCAGTGGTTTGGCAATTTAGTAACAATGGAATGGTGGACTCATTTATGGCTGAATGAGGGATTTGCAACTTGG GTGAGCTATTTAGCCACTGACTGCTTATATCCTGAGTGGAAGATCTGGAATCAATTTCTTCAACTAACAGTTGGTGGTCTACAGCTGGATGCACTGGAAGAATCACACCCAATTGAG GTAGAGGTCCTACATGCTCGTTCAATAAATGAAGTTGCCGACGCAATAAGCTATAAAAAAGGATCTGCTGTTGTCCGAATGCTGCAAGATTATCTTGGGGATGATATATTCCAG AGATCTTTAGCTGCGTATATAAAGAAATATGCATGGAAAAATGCTAAGACAGAAGATCTATGGGATGTTCTTTCTGAGGTATCTGGAATCCAAGTGCGTAAATTGATGGATACATGGACAAAGCAAATGGGATATCCAGTCCTATATGtaaaatccaaaaatcaaatTATAGAGTTTGAACAG TCACAATTTCTTTCATCCGGTTCACATGGGCAGAAAGACTGGATTGTTCCAGTTACACTATGTATTGGTTCTTACAAACGTCGCAAGAACTTGTTGATAGAAACTAAATCTGGGAATTTGGACATTTCTAGTCTTTGTTGTTCTTCTGATGGCAGTGCTAGAACTTATGAGTTAAATCAAGAGAAATGGGATGATGAACAGCTATGGGTAAAACTTAATGTTGGACAGACTGGCTTTTATAGGGTGAAGTATGATGATGTCCTTGCAGCTCGACTAATGAAAGCCATAGAGGCTAATCTTTTGTCCTCAACAGATAGATTTG GCATTTTGGATGATTCATATGCTCTTTTCGAGGCTTCTGATCTGTCACTATCATCTTTGCTTTCCATGATGAATGTATACAGAAAAGAGATTGATTATGTTGCTTTATCAAGGCTAATTGAT ATAAGTTATAACATTGTGAAGATCTCAAGCGAGGCCATCCCATATTCATTGAATGAGTTGAaacaatttttcaaaaatttactCTCTGCAAA TAAATTGGGCTGGGAAACTATATCTGGTGAGAGCCACTTGAATGTTCTGCTGCGGGGGGAGCTCTTGACCGCATTGGTAGTCTTCGGCCATAGTGCGACTCAAAAGGAAGCACTCAGGCGTTTCCATATATTCTTGGGTGATAGGAACACCCCACTTCTTCCTGCTGACCTGAGAAGG GTTGCATATGTTGCTGTAATGCAAATTGTTAGTGCAAAAAGTAGAACTGGGTTTGAATCTCTTCTAAATGTATATAGAGAGGCTGATGCAGTTCAAGAGAAGGCACGAGTCCTACGTA CACTGGCTTCTTGTCCAGACTCAGATATTGTTCTAGAAGTTCTGAACTTTTTGCTGTCTGATGAG GTTAGAGATCAAGATATTATATACGGACTTTCCGGAATAAGCTCAGAAGGCCGTGAAATAGCATGGAGATGGTTAAAG GATAATTGGGACCTCATTGCAGACAGATGGGGCTCTGGGGGCCTACTCACCCAATTCATACGAGAGATTGTAACACCT TTTTGTAGCTGGGAGAAGGCTGACGAAATAGAAGCATTTTTTGCAACCCGTGTCACTCATGGAATTGCCAGGACTTTGAAGCAAAGTATAGAACAGGTCCggatcaaggccaggttggttcAAAATGTACAGCATGAGCAATCAGTTGACAAGCTGATCAGACAGTTGGCATTCAAGGAATAG
- the LOC122656281 gene encoding aminopeptidase M1-like isoform X3, with amino-acid sequence MDHKMMYEQLKGQVKLPNFAIPKRYDLKLKPDLSACTFAGSVEINLDIVQETQFLVLNALELVINEVYFRDSHQREYRPSDVTVDNEDEILVLAFADVLPLGEGILGVNFSGILNDHLIGFYRSTFVVGGEKKNMAVTQFEAADARRCFPCWDEPALKATFKITMEVPSEFTALSNMPVIDEKLNGHLKTVSFDETPTMSTYLVAFVVGLFDYVEDITSDGIKVRAYCPVGESEKGKLALDIAVRVLDLYKKFFSMPYTLPKLDMVAIPDFCFGAMENYGLITFRENELLHDELQSAAVNKQRLAIVVAHEVAHQWFGNLVTMEWWTHLWLNEGFATWVSYLATDCLYPEWKIWNQFLQLTVGGLQLDALEESHPIEVEVLHARSINEVADAISYKKGSAVVRMLQDYLGDDIFQRSLAAYIKKYAWKNAKTEDLWDVLSEVSGIQVRKLMDTWTKQMGYPVLYVKSKNQIIEFEQSQFLSSGSHGQKDWIVPVTLCIGSYKRRKNLLIETKSGNLDISSLCCSSDGSARTYELNQEKWDDEQLWVKLNVGQTGFYRVKYDDVLAARLMKAIEANLLSSTDRFGILDDSYALFEASDLSLSSLLSMMNVYRKEIDYVALSRLIDISYNIVKISSEAIPYSLNELKQFFKNLLSAKLGWETISGESHLNVLLRGELLTALVVFGHSATQKEALRRFHIFLGDRNTPLLPADLRRVAYVAVMQIVSAKSRTGFESLLNVYREADAVQEKARVLRSLASCPDSDIVLEVLNFLLSDEVRDQDIIYGLSGISSEGREIAWRWLKDNWDLIADRWGSGGLLTQFIREIVTPFCSWEKADEIEAFFATRVTHGIARTLKQSIEQVRIKARLVQNVQHEQSVDKLIRQLAFKE; translated from the exons ATGGATCACAAAATGATGTATGAACAGCTCAAAGGTCAGGTCAAGCTACCAAATTTTGCAATTCCAAAACGGTACGATCTCAAGTTGAAGCCTGATCTATCGGCATGCACATTTGCCGGTTCCGTCGAAATCAATCTGGATATCGTTCAAGAGACACAGTTCCTCGTCTTGAATGCGCTTGAACTTGTCATCAACGAAGTATACTTCAGGGATTCTCATCAACGG gAATACCGACCTTCAGATGTTACCGTAGACAATGAAGACGAGATACTTGTGTTGGCCTTTGCTGATGTTCTTCCCTTGGGAGAGGGGATTTTAGGGGTTAATTTTTCAGGAATCCTTAATGATCACTTGATAGGATTTTACAGGAG CACCTTTGTGGTtgggggagagaagaaaaacatgGCTGTTACACAATTCGAAGCGGCAGATGCGAGACGGTGTTTCCCGTGCTGGGATGAACCTGCTCTCAAG GCTACTTTCAAGATAACAATGGAAGTACCATCTGAGTTTACAGCATTGTCCAACATGCCAGTTATTGATGAAAAGCTTAATGGACACTTGAAGACAGTTTCTTTTGATGAAACGCCAACTATGTCAACATACTTGGTAGCTTTTGTAGTCGGCTTGTTTGATTATGTTGAAGATATAACAAGCGATG GAATTAAGGTCCGTGCATATTGCCCAGTTGGTGAGAGTGAGAAAGGGAAGTTAGCTTTAGATATTGCTGTAAGGGTGCTTGATCTATATAAGAa ATTTTTTTCAATGCCATATACACTTCCTAAACTGGATATGGTTGCAATCCctgatttttgttttggggCTATGGAGAATTATGGTTTGATTACATTTCGTGAAAATGAACTGCTCCATGATGAATTGCAGTCTGCTGCAGTTAACAAACAGCGG CTTGCAATTGTCGTAGCACATGAAGTGGCTCATCAGTGGTTTGGCAATTTAGTAACAATGGAATGGTGGACTCATTTATGGCTGAATGAGGGATTTGCAACTTGG GTGAGCTATTTAGCCACTGACTGCTTATATCCTGAGTGGAAGATCTGGAATCAATTTCTTCAACTAACAGTTGGTGGTCTACAGCTGGATGCACTGGAAGAATCACACCCAATTGAG GTAGAGGTCCTACATGCTCGTTCAATAAATGAAGTTGCCGACGCAATAAGCTATAAAAAAGGATCTGCTGTTGTCCGAATGCTGCAAGATTATCTTGGGGATGATATATTCCAG AGATCTTTAGCTGCGTATATAAAGAAATATGCATGGAAAAATGCTAAGACAGAAGATCTATGGGATGTTCTTTCTGAGGTATCTGGAATCCAAGTGCGTAAATTGATGGATACATGGACAAAGCAAATGGGATATCCAGTCCTATATGtaaaatccaaaaatcaaatTATAGAGTTTGAACAG TCACAATTTCTTTCATCCGGTTCACATGGGCAGAAAGACTGGATTGTTCCAGTTACACTATGTATTGGTTCTTACAAACGTCGCAAGAACTTGTTGATAGAAACTAAATCTGGGAATTTGGACATTTCTAGTCTTTGTTGTTCTTCTGATGGCAGTGCTAGAACTTATGAGTTAAATCAAGAGAAATGGGATGATGAACAGCTATGGGTAAAACTTAATGTTGGACAGACTGGCTTTTATAGGGTGAAGTATGATGATGTCCTTGCAGCTCGACTAATGAAAGCCATAGAGGCTAATCTTTTGTCCTCAACAGATAGATTTG GCATTTTGGATGATTCATATGCTCTTTTCGAGGCTTCTGATCTGTCACTATCATCTTTGCTTTCCATGATGAATGTATACAGAAAAGAGATTGATTATGTTGCTTTATCAAGGCTAATTGAT ATAAGTTATAACATTGTGAAGATCTCAAGCGAGGCCATCCCATATTCATTGAATGAGTTGAaacaatttttcaaaaatttactCTCTGCAAA ATTGGGCTGGGAAACTATATCTGGTGAGAGCCACTTGAATGTTCTGCTGCGGGGGGAGCTCTTGACCGCATTGGTAGTCTTCGGCCATAGTGCGACTCAAAAGGAAGCACTCAGGCGTTTCCATATATTCTTGGGTGATAGGAACACCCCACTTCTTCCTGCTGACCTGAGAAGG GTTGCATATGTTGCTGTAATGCAAATTGTTAGTGCAAAAAGTAGAACTGGGTTTGAATCTCTTCTAAATGTATATAGAGAGGCTGATGCAGTTCAAGAGAAGGCACGAGTCCTAC GCTCACTGGCTTCTTGTCCAGACTCAGATATTGTTCTAGAAGTTCTGAACTTTTTGCTGTCTGATGAG GTTAGAGATCAAGATATTATATACGGACTTTCCGGAATAAGCTCAGAAGGCCGTGAAATAGCATGGAGATGGTTAAAG GATAATTGGGACCTCATTGCAGACAGATGGGGCTCTGGGGGCCTACTCACCCAATTCATACGAGAGATTGTAACACCT TTTTGTAGCTGGGAGAAGGCTGACGAAATAGAAGCATTTTTTGCAACCCGTGTCACTCATGGAATTGCCAGGACTTTGAAGCAAAGTATAGAACAGGTCCggatcaaggccaggttggttcAAAATGTACAGCATGAGCAATCAGTTGACAAGCTGATCAGACAGTTGGCATTCAAGGAATAG
- the LOC122656281 gene encoding aminopeptidase M1-like isoform X4: protein MDHKMMYEQLKGQVKLPNFAIPKRYDLKLKPDLSACTFAGSVEINLDIVQETQFLVLNALELVINEVYFRDSHQREYRPSDVTVDNEDEILVLAFADVLPLGEGILGVNFSGILNDHLIGFYRSTFVVGGEKKNMAVTQFEAADARRCFPCWDEPALKATFKITMEVPSEFTALSNMPVIDEKLNGHLKTVSFDETPTMSTYLVAFVVGLFDYVEDITSDGIKVRAYCPVGESEKGKLALDIAVRVLDLYKKFFSMPYTLPKLDMVAIPDFCFGAMENYGLITFRENELLHDELQSAAVNKQRLAIVVAHEVAHQWFGNLVTMEWWTHLWLNEGFATWVSYLATDCLYPEWKIWNQFLQLTVGGLQLDALEESHPIEVEVLHARSINEVADAISYKKGSAVVRMLQDYLGDDIFQRSLAAYIKKYAWKNAKTEDLWDVLSEVSGIQVRKLMDTWTKQMGYPVLYVKSKNQIIEFEQSQFLSSGSHGQKDWIVPVTLCIGSYKRRKNLLIETKSGNLDISSLCCSSDGSARTYELNQEKWDDEQLWVKLNVGQTGFYRVKYDDVLAARLMKAIEANLLSSTDRFGSLASCPDSDIVLEVLNFLLSDEVRDQDIIYGLSGISSEGREIAWRWLKDNWDLIADRWGSGGLLTQFIREIVTPFCSWEKADEIEAFFATRVTHGIARTLKQSIEQVRIKARLVQNVQHEQSVDKLIRQLAFKE from the exons ATGGATCACAAAATGATGTATGAACAGCTCAAAGGTCAGGTCAAGCTACCAAATTTTGCAATTCCAAAACGGTACGATCTCAAGTTGAAGCCTGATCTATCGGCATGCACATTTGCCGGTTCCGTCGAAATCAATCTGGATATCGTTCAAGAGACACAGTTCCTCGTCTTGAATGCGCTTGAACTTGTCATCAACGAAGTATACTTCAGGGATTCTCATCAACGG gAATACCGACCTTCAGATGTTACCGTAGACAATGAAGACGAGATACTTGTGTTGGCCTTTGCTGATGTTCTTCCCTTGGGAGAGGGGATTTTAGGGGTTAATTTTTCAGGAATCCTTAATGATCACTTGATAGGATTTTACAGGAG CACCTTTGTGGTtgggggagagaagaaaaacatgGCTGTTACACAATTCGAAGCGGCAGATGCGAGACGGTGTTTCCCGTGCTGGGATGAACCTGCTCTCAAG GCTACTTTCAAGATAACAATGGAAGTACCATCTGAGTTTACAGCATTGTCCAACATGCCAGTTATTGATGAAAAGCTTAATGGACACTTGAAGACAGTTTCTTTTGATGAAACGCCAACTATGTCAACATACTTGGTAGCTTTTGTAGTCGGCTTGTTTGATTATGTTGAAGATATAACAAGCGATG GAATTAAGGTCCGTGCATATTGCCCAGTTGGTGAGAGTGAGAAAGGGAAGTTAGCTTTAGATATTGCTGTAAGGGTGCTTGATCTATATAAGAa ATTTTTTTCAATGCCATATACACTTCCTAAACTGGATATGGTTGCAATCCctgatttttgttttggggCTATGGAGAATTATGGTTTGATTACATTTCGTGAAAATGAACTGCTCCATGATGAATTGCAGTCTGCTGCAGTTAACAAACAGCGG CTTGCAATTGTCGTAGCACATGAAGTGGCTCATCAGTGGTTTGGCAATTTAGTAACAATGGAATGGTGGACTCATTTATGGCTGAATGAGGGATTTGCAACTTGG GTGAGCTATTTAGCCACTGACTGCTTATATCCTGAGTGGAAGATCTGGAATCAATTTCTTCAACTAACAGTTGGTGGTCTACAGCTGGATGCACTGGAAGAATCACACCCAATTGAG GTAGAGGTCCTACATGCTCGTTCAATAAATGAAGTTGCCGACGCAATAAGCTATAAAAAAGGATCTGCTGTTGTCCGAATGCTGCAAGATTATCTTGGGGATGATATATTCCAG AGATCTTTAGCTGCGTATATAAAGAAATATGCATGGAAAAATGCTAAGACAGAAGATCTATGGGATGTTCTTTCTGAGGTATCTGGAATCCAAGTGCGTAAATTGATGGATACATGGACAAAGCAAATGGGATATCCAGTCCTATATGtaaaatccaaaaatcaaatTATAGAGTTTGAACAG TCACAATTTCTTTCATCCGGTTCACATGGGCAGAAAGACTGGATTGTTCCAGTTACACTATGTATTGGTTCTTACAAACGTCGCAAGAACTTGTTGATAGAAACTAAATCTGGGAATTTGGACATTTCTAGTCTTTGTTGTTCTTCTGATGGCAGTGCTAGAACTTATGAGTTAAATCAAGAGAAATGGGATGATGAACAGCTATGGGTAAAACTTAATGTTGGACAGACTGGCTTTTATAGGGTGAAGTATGATGATGTCCTTGCAGCTCGACTAATGAAAGCCATAGAGGCTAATCTTTTGTCCTCAACAGATAGATTTG GCTCACTGGCTTCTTGTCCAGACTCAGATATTGTTCTAGAAGTTCTGAACTTTTTGCTGTCTGATGAG GTTAGAGATCAAGATATTATATACGGACTTTCCGGAATAAGCTCAGAAGGCCGTGAAATAGCATGGAGATGGTTAAAG GATAATTGGGACCTCATTGCAGACAGATGGGGCTCTGGGGGCCTACTCACCCAATTCATACGAGAGATTGTAACACCT TTTTGTAGCTGGGAGAAGGCTGACGAAATAGAAGCATTTTTTGCAACCCGTGTCACTCATGGAATTGCCAGGACTTTGAAGCAAAGTATAGAACAGGTCCggatcaaggccaggttggttcAAAATGTACAGCATGAGCAATCAGTTGACAAGCTGATCAGACAGTTGGCATTCAAGGAATAG